From the Acidobacteriota bacterium genome, the window CAGGTTTCAAGGCTCAAAAATAATGGCAGGCCAGGAGGGATTCGAACCCCCACCCCCCGGATTTGGAGTCCGGTGCTCTACCAGTTAGAGCTACTGGCCTTTGCCACCATCTTTCCCTTCTGCCTCACCTTACCTCCTTGTGAACGGTATGCTTACGGCAGAAGGGACAATACTTTTTCAATTCAAGCCGCTCCGGCGTTTTCTTCTTATTCTTGGTAGTGGTGTAATTCCTTCTCTTACAGGAGCTACACGCCAAGGTGATGATGACCCGCATCTACGCTTCCCTACTTGATTATTTCGGTGACGGTGCCAGCACCTATCGTCCTTCCACCCTCACGAATAGCAAACCGTAACCCCTTCTCCATCGCTATCGGCGTGATCAGGTCTATCCGTAAATTCACATTATCTCCC encodes:
- the rpmG gene encoding 50S ribosomal protein L33; this encodes MRVIITLACSSCKRRNYTTTKNKKKTPERLELKKYCPFCRKHTVHKEVR
- the tuf gene encoding elongation factor Tu (EF-Tu; promotes GTP-dependent binding of aminoacyl-tRNA to the A-site of ribosomes during protein biosynthesis; when the tRNA anticodon matches the mRNA codon, GTP hydrolysis results; the inactive EF-Tu-GDP leaves the ribosome and release of GDP is promoted by elongation factor Ts; many prokaryotes have two copies of the gene encoding EF-Tu), translated to GDNVNLRIDLITPIAMEKGLRFAIREGGRTIGAGTVTEIIK